Below is a window of Edaphobacter dinghuensis DNA.
AGCCGCGGTAGAGATGACGTGGTTTTTGGTTTTACTTTTTCTCTGGTAAGGGCGGAGGAGGATAGTAGGGCAGCTTCTGCTGTTCTTCAACGGCACGCTTGACGCCCACATCGTCAAACAACATGCTCGGCGCGATCATGGTCTGCGGCACCGGACCAAGTGAATTGTCGACGTAGTCGTCATTGCCCACCGCCACGATATCCGAGCGCAGGCTGCGGTTGTCCAGCTCGTCAAAGACTGCTCCGCGCACCAGCTCTCTGCTGCCGTCGGCGTGGACACGGTAGAGAAGGCGCGGCTCAAGCGCGCCGGCCAGCGTCTCGACAGCATAGACGTCGCGGCCCTGCTCCTTCGCCATGGCGAGCAGCTTCTTATTCAACTCGCTGACGGGGACGGCCTCGCTCGATTTAACGATCATGACGCCGGAGCGCGAGTGAGCCACCTGTCCCGGTGCGGACCGGCCATGACCGTTCGAAGCTGGAAAGTCTCTTACCGGCTCTCGCCCGATGAGGTAGCTCTGCAACATGCCTTTGGCCACCACATCGACGGACTGCGCGGGCACACCTTCGTCGTCGACCGCGTAGGCACCCAGCAGGGTCTTGCCTGCGAACTTCGTCATCAGCGGATCGTCGGTGACATCCAACATCGCCGGCAACACGCGCGACTTGTAGCTCGAGGCATAGACGCCGGTCGTCCTGGCCGTCGTGCCCATCGCGGGACGGTCCGCCTCGACGTTGGGAACGAAGAGGCGCGTCATCACGTCGGACGCGGCATCACCGCTGAAGAGGATGGGGCCGTGGTAGTCCTCGGCCGGAACGACTGGAGCCGCTCGCAGAGCTTCAAGGCTTTTGAGATCGTCGATCACACGCTGGCGAAATATCGGCCAGCTCTCCAGCTCCTTCGCATCGGCTGTGGTGGGCCCGTTATCGCGACTCAGGCGCATTCCGTCAGGCGCCTGACCGCCGACGCTGATGCCCGCGGAATATCCGGAGTATCCCTGCCGGACCGCTGTGCCTTCGGTGTTGACCAGGTATCGGTTGACGGCGACGGCGCGCACGTTCGCGGTCGAGTACTGCACATACTCGGCCGACGCGCGAACCTCGGGCGCAGTCTCGAACAGCCCGCTGGCGTCAATGATCCTCTGCTTCC
It encodes the following:
- a CDS encoding metallopeptidase TldD-related protein, producing the protein MNNRSFFSRRLRNSSLLTVASCVCVASAMPSFAQQSNDPMLKAMQTELAREKANLVLPGMQRPYFIEYQLDDLNSYEAVANYGALTREESNHQRVVRVTVRVGDYAADSSTSRGDGAIALAPSDNNPEALRYALWTATDTAYKNALQAYAAKQAALKQFQTPQMEHDFAEAKPVVHIAPLVGIDLDRKAWKQRIIDASGLFETAPEVRASAEYVQYSTANVRAVAVNRYLVNTEGTAVRQGYSGYSAGISVGGQAPDGMRLSRDNGPTTADAKELESWPIFRQRVIDDLKSLEALRAAPVVPAEDYHGPILFSGDAASDVMTRLFVPNVEADRPAMGTTARTTGVYASSYKSRVLPAMLDVTDDPLMTKFAGKTLLGAYAVDDEGVPAQSVDVVAKGMLQSYLIGREPVRDFPASNGHGRSAPGQVAHSRSGVMIVKSSEAVPVSELNKKLLAMAKEQGRDVYAVETLAGALEPRLLYRVHADGSRELVRGAVFDELDNRSLRSDIVAVGNDDYVDNSLGPVPQTMIAPSMLFDDVGVKRAVEEQQKLPYYPPPPLPEKK